ATTCCAGGTTTCGTTGACCGGGCTTTGGGGATTGGCAAAGCCGTAACGAATTGCACCCTCGACCCCCGGCACGCCGAAATGCACGTGGCCGTCAATCGTGTTCGGAACATCATGGGTCACATCGATGGCAAGCGCCGTGCTCGGGGCATTGAGTTCGCAGACACCGAGACCATTGGCAAAGCTGTTGCTGCCGGCAGCCGCCAGGGCCTGGGCTTCATCAAGCGTGAAGACAAACTGGATCGGCGCCTGGACGATCTGCCCGCGAATTTCGCCGTTCGGGAAAGCGGGTGAGTGGATGTTGACGTAGAGATTGCCGGCCAGCAACTCCGCGACGTTGGTCGGGGTCAGATTCCAGGTGTTGTGAATCGGGCTGGCGGCACTGGTGAAGCCGAAGCGAATGGCACCGCCGTCGACACAGGGGGCGCCGAAATGGATGTGGCCGGCGTTGGCGCCGACGACATTGTGCTCAACATAGATGGAGAGTTGCGTCTGCGCGCTATTGAGGATCGCCAGTCCCCAGCCGGTGGCCGTGCTGCCGGTGCCGGCGCAACTAAGTTCCTGGTCGTCGTCCAGCAGAAAAGTAAAGAGCTTGGGAGGTGTCGGCGGCGCCGCGATATTGATCGTTCCGCTCATCGAGAGGGGATGCACCGTGCAGATGTAGGTGTAAGCCCCCGGTGTCGTGGTATCGGCGAAAATGAACTGAAAGGTGGCGCCGATGCTGCTGAGAGTGCCGGAATCCCACGAGGTTCCCTGGCCGGGATCGGACGTTGTGGAGTGGACGCCGCCGGTCCAGGTCCAGCGCACCGTGTCACCGGCGACGGCATTGACCGTGGCCGGGTTAAAGAAGAAATTGCCGACCGATACATTGTGGATCGTGGCGCGGGCGGACGCTGCGCCCAGGAAAACGGCGACCGCAAGCACGGTCGCGATCAGGTTCCCTCGCCGTTTCGTCATTCTGACCTCCTCGGATGTGGTGTTGATGGTTCAATATAGTCCATATTTGCAAATTTGGCAAGCCGCCGCTGACGGGCGGCCGCATCGCTGGCGCGTGGGAACGCGCGTGCTAAACTTGACTCGGATTCAGGTTGTCGCCGTAGTCCGGTGCGCTAAAACCTCTGAAGCTACAGAGGCCGACGTGTTTCAATTTCGTACAGGTGTCAGTCAAGAAATTCGGGAGGTGGCTTGTAACGAAGCAGCACACCCATTCACAGTCGATCACGGGCAACGAAACAGGCGCCCCGGAGTCCGGAGCGCCTGTCGATGCCGCATCCAAACTGCGGCTCTTCCCTGCTTTCACCACCTAAATATTGTCTTCCTTGTGCATCCGCACGATCGTCAACTCAGTGCCGGTTCCGGGGAAGCCTTTGACTTCGACCAACTGCCCGATCGGAAAGTCCGCAAGGCTGAGCGGTTCGTTGTTCAGGCCGGTCAGGACGGCGGTTGCGCTGACCGTGCCCTGCCACGACTGGCCGACGAAGGTCACGGTGCGGCTACCGGCATCGATCGCAGCGATCGCCGCCTTGAACTGCACGTCCACCGGCTCGCCGAACAGGAAGTCCTCAACTTCGATCGTTACCGCGCGCAGAGTCGTCGCATTCACGATGTCAGCGTGAACTTCCACCGAATCGCCAACCTGGAGCGAGGTGAAGGCAATCGCGGTATCCCGGCCGGCAACGAAACCGTCGTCCTCGCCGTGACCGCGCTTGCCGAAGGAGTGCTCGCTGTGATCAAGCTTGGCAAAGATCTGCGTGGTGCTGGTCACGACAATTGTCTCGCTGCGGCCGCTGACAGTCAGTGCGCTGCCGGTGTAGTCGATGGAGGTGATCGCGCCCTTAAATTCGACATCAGCATCCTCGGCGCCGTCGGTAACGCGCAGTCGGACGCGGTTGGCCAGGACGGAGCCGTTGGGCTGGTTGGTGCCGCGAATTTCGACCGAGTCGCCCGGAACGATATCGTTCAAGTTGATCGCGATTTGCAGATCGTGATTCACGATTTCGGCGCCGGCCATGACGTTAATCAGGGTCGGGTTGTTGACGAAGGTGATCGTGCGCGCATCGGCATCGATGGTCGCCACGCGGCCGCCAAATTCGACTTCCGCGTTGTTGCCATCTTCAACCTTGACACGAATCCGGTTGGCCAGTACGCTGTTGTCACCCTGCCGATTGCCGCGCACTTCGACCGAATCGCCGACCTGGATTTCCGCGAAGGTAATCGGCGTTTCATTGCCGCTCTGGCGGCGAACGATTTCCGCATCGGCGGCGGCGAAGACGATTTCGCTGTTGCCGGTGAAGGTCAACTTGCGCAGGGCAACATCCGTGCTCGCCACCACGCTCGCAAATTCGACTTGCGCGGCCAGATTATTGTCGGCGCCGGTGCCGCCCTTCAGGTTCGACCGCGCGTCGCCGGCGGGGGCCAGCGGTGAGTTGCTGGAACAGCCGACCATTAATGCGAGGATTGCGACTGCTGCCGCCGTTTTGCCCGCGAGTTTCTGCCAACCGTGTCTCATTGTCTGATCTCCTTTCACGTGTTTCATTCCGTGAGATTGGTGTTTGCTATTAACTGACCAACAGAGACCGCTTGGCTCGATATCGTACATAAAAGTATCCCGAATCAAGAGATGTTCGCCAAATCTGTCCGTGTTAGTATTCGCTAACGAAATCGGGGTAAAAGCGGAAGCCCCGGGCGAGCATTCTCGCCCGGGGGCTTCAAGTTGCCGGCGATGCTACCGGACTTGTGACAGTGCCGTCACCGGCAGAACCGACGCAGAGCTAAGGTTCAATCTTTGTCATGAGGCAGATCTGCAGATTCGACTCCGTGGGAAAGCCCTTCACATGGACCAGGTCGCCCACGGCGAAGTCAGCCAAAGTGAGTTCGGCGCCGTCGCTGTCGGTCAGTTCCGCTCGCGGGCACACGACTCCCTGCCAGTCGAGGTCGACAAAGGTGATCGCGCGCGCCTGGACGTCAAGAGTGGCGATGGCAGCTTCGAAGGTCACACACTGCTTCACCTGACAATTCGCGAGCTTAATCTTGACGGCCAACAGGGTCGCGCCATCGACCACCCTCGCTCTGACCTCAACCACATCACCAACCTGAAGGTCAGTGAACTGATAAACCGTGTCGATGGAATTCTTGATTTGCTCCCGTTCGCGGTCCTGATTCTGTACGCCATTGCCAAGCTGTGTGCCTGGGTGCACGATATTGCCCCAGATGACGGTGTTCTGATCAACCAGAATCGTCTCCGTGCGTCCGGCCACGGTAAACGAGAGCGCCGGATAGTCGATGGTCACGATCGTATCCCGGAACGCCAGGTCGTAGTCGCACTGCGGATCAGAGGATTCGACGCGAATCCGGTGGGCGTAGATGTAGTTGTTTTGATAGCGCTGACCGATAATGGTGACCGAATCGTCGGGGCGGAGGTCGCCGAGTTGGATGCGGACTTCCACTCCCGCAGCGAACTTGACGATCTCAGCGTTTTGGAGAGCGACCACGGTATCGGGGTGTTCGGCAAAGGTCAGCCGGCGCAGGTTCTGGTCGACCGTTGCGATCCGGGCATTCAGACTGACCTGCGGACAGGTGGGACAATCGTCCGGGCCGACGTAGGTTCGCGAGAACGTGCTCAGCGGCGCTACCGGCGCATCGTTGGAACAGCCGACCAACGCCAGCATCAGGACGGCCACGGCCAGTTGCTGCACAAGCGATCGCAGTAAGGAATTGGTGAACATCGTACAACCTCCCTCGGTTGAATTCGTCCTGCCCGGTAGCTGGCGGCAGTTCTTGGTTTCACAAAACAGAGTTTTTGGTCGCCATTTCCGTACAGCAACATCGAGATATTTTGCCATTTTACGTCGCCGACGGCAAAAGAAAGGGAGTCGCTGGGCGACTCCCATAATCAGGACTCTGGCACAGAAACAGTGCTTACGGGCAACTGCCGCACGGCGGGGTGCCGGAGGCAAAGATGTAGGTGATCAAGTAGACGGCATCGGAAATGCTGATCGAGCCCGAGCAGTCACAATCACCCGCCATCGAGGGAATCGGCGCCGGGCCGCCACTGAAGATGTAGTTGATGAGATAGACGGCATCCGTAATCGAAACCATCGACGAGCCGTCCGAGTCACCACAGACATAGGCTGTCAGCATGGCCAGCGCCGCACCGGGATTGACGAGCCCTTTGCCCAGGCTGTCAACGTAGGCAGGGTTGAGATCATCGATATTGATGGCGCTCTCTTCCAGCAAGCTGTCGACCGCGTAGGGCGTCAGGGAAGGATCGATCTGACACAGCAGGGCGGCGGCACCGGCAACCAGCGGCGCCGCGAAACTGGTGCCGTCCCACCATGCGTACGAGCTGTCCAGGTACGGTGAATACACGCGCGTCCCGGGCGCAGACAGGTCAACTTTCCTGCCGTAGTTGGAGAAGTCGGCCTTGTGGTTAAGCGAGTCGAGGGCCGCGACGGCGATCGTGGAGGATTCCTTCGCGGGATAGGGGAAGAGATTGGGGTCGCCGGTCGAATCGTTGCCGACCGCCGCCACGACGATCACGTTGTTGTCATAAGCATAATGGATCGCATCATCAAGCGCATCATGCTTGCCGACCAGTCCCAGGCTCAGATTGATCACTTTGCAGCCGTCGTCGACTGCGCGCGCCACGGCGAGCGCCAGCGTGTAGCCGTCGCCGCGCCCCAAGGTGTCCAAGACACGATACGCCCACAATTCCGAGCCCGGCGCCACCAACTTCACCGCGCCCGCGACGAAGGTGCCGTGTCCGGAGGCGGCGCCACCGGGTTCGTCGAAGGCATCGGGATCATTGTCGACAAAATCGTAGCCGGAGACGAAGCGCGCGGACTTGGCGGCGAATTCGGGGTGATCAAAATTGAGACCGGTGTCGATGATCGCCACTTTCACCGCGGTACCGTCGCTGATTGCGTGCGCCGTCTCCAAGTTGAGGGTCACGGCGGCCGCCTGCGTGGCAAAGTCGCCGATCAGTTGATCGTCGAGAAACGGCGAGCTGCGCTGAAACGGCTCGGGTGCGTCGAGGTAATAATTGGCGCCGCAGTAGAACACGGCCGGATCGAGCATGATCGCGGTCGCCAGACTCTCGGCATCCAGCCCGGGCTGCGTCGCGAGCAAGTAGGCGCCGGTTTGCGGCATGATACTGACGGTGGTCGTCCCGTAGGTCGTGTTGACGTAGTTGATGTCATAGCCGGCGCGCATTCGGCAGACCAATCGTTCCGCCTGAAATTCGCCGTTGTTGTTGCCCCAGACATTCGCGGAGGCGAGCATCACCAGACCCAGCAGCAACAGCCGCCAGACTCGCCGTGGGGAATTCATCTGATCTATCATCATCGGTCTCCTTTAATCACCTGCTCCAAACACCGAATAGGCGGCCCAATGGTAGGCTGACGGGTAATGCCGGCGCACGTTCAATGCCGCTTGTCGCAAGGCATCGAGGAGTGTCGCCCCTCCCAGATAACGCTCGTAGAAGGCAGTCATCCAGAGCGCCGTGGTCTGGTCCGACACCGGCCAGTGTCCGGCGATAATGTTGCGCGCGCCCATCTCTAATAAAGATCGAACCAAGCCGGTGGATTCTTCACCCGGCAGCGCCACCTGCTCGCCGGACCGACAAGCGGCCAAAGTCACCAGCTTGACGCGGCACCGTTTCAGTCGAAAATCTGCGGCGAACATCGCGCCGTCTTCCAACACCAGATATGAGTAGAACGGATTATCGGCGCGAAGGTTCGCATGGCCGGCGTAATGCCACAAGAAGGCTGACTCGGCTTCCGGCCAGTCCGCCCGACGGGCCGGAACGTGGACTTGCGCCTGCGCTCCAAGTTGGGCCGTGAGCGCCGCCAGTTCGCGGTCAACTTCGGGCAGGTCCTCGGCGACGCCGCGGAAGATATGCGCTGCCGGCTCCGTCGGATCAACCTGTTGGGCCGCCTCGAAGTGCCGGAAACTGGGCGCGATTACGAAGTGGTGCCGCTCGACCAACTGCTGCCCGTCGACCGTCAAGGCCCGCCAAGGCAGATTCGCCAATTCGCCTTCCGGCAACAGCAAGACGGTCTCGATCGTAGCCGGCAATTCGAGCGGCCGCCAGAGCCAATCGCCTAAATCAGCCCAGAGCCGCTGCTCCAGCGTAAGGTCGGTGGCACCGTGCAAATGGCCGGACAGCAACTCACTCTCGAGGATAAACCGCCAGCGCTGCATCGCCTCGGCCAGGCGTTGACGTCCACCCCGAAGTCGGCGGAACGTGATTGCGCCGTTCTGATGAACGAAGGCGACAATGTCGTCTTCGCGCAGGTGGAACTGCACGATCGGCAGGCGCGACGAGGTGCGACGCATTGCCGCCAGCAGGCGCTCATTGTTGGTCAGGGTTTGTCGGGGATTGCTTTCGATTTCGATCAATTGCTCGCGGATCTGATTTTGCAGTTGGGTCAAGCGCCGACTCCCGCTCGCCGTCGCCAGACCACGTTCGCCGCTGCCGGCGATACGGTGCGACAGCGCCGCCACTTCGCGGGCGAGGGCTTCCAGGCTGGCCGTTACGCGGCGGCGCGAGCCAGTCGTGGCGGCATCCGGATTCAACGGCGACCAAACGCCGGCGGTTTTGTAGCGTTCCGACCACACGGCGGCCTGTTCGGGGCGATGTTCAAGTTCGGCGGCAATCAGTCGCAAATGCGGCGAGCTTTGTTTCTTGCCGAAAGCGGACCGCAATTCCAGCGGCGGCAGTTCGGCGCGCACGGCATCGAGGCGGTCGGCAGCCGCGCGCCAACAGCGGCGGGCCTCCGCCAAGTCGCCCCGCTCAAGTTCGTGATCGCCGCGAAGGGTTTGCCAGACCGCAAACAACTGCGGGACGCGGCGGATCGCCGCGTTACGCTCGAGCCGCGTCAGGGAGCCACGCAGGTCATGGGCTGACTGAAGTGCCTGCAGATCGCACATCGCCTCCCAGAGCGGAAGTTGCGCCCGGGCAAATTCGCGCCGCGCCGCGGCCAGTTGGCGTTGGCGGACACTGCCGTCATCTTCGCCCAGCTGTGCTGCGAGCAGGTAGCAGGCACCGAGAAAACCATGATTCCGTTCAGCACCGAAGCCGCGCCGGGCACGTTCGAGTGCGCCGCGCGCCTCCTGAGACTTCTGCAGCGCGAGGGCTGCCTGCCCGCGGAACAATGCGGCTTTTGCGGTTTCGTATCTCAGACCCAATTTGCCGAATTCCGCCTCGGCGGTGCGCGCGGCCGTCAAGCCGTCATGATAGAGACCAAGGCTCAGATAGACCTCAGCGCGGTCGAGGTTGCAGAGCGCCGCACCGCGCGGGTCGCCGGCCTCGCGATAAATCCGCTCGCAGTCGGCCAGTTCCCGCAGTGCCACATGAAACTTGCCCGCCAGCATGTGGAGCCAGGCCAGACCGTAGCGCGTGTCGTTCGCATCAAGTTCGAAGCCTTCCGCCTGCCAGATCTCCAACGCTTCACGGTACAACCGCTCGGCCGCGTCTGACTCAAACATTTGCACGAGCGCATTGGCGCGATTGTAGATCGTGCGCGCCAGCGCGACACGGTTCCCGGATTTTGCAAAGACAGCGGCAGCCTCGCGGTAAAGCTTCTCGGCGTCGCGATGACGATCCTGCCGGTGCAGCAGATTTCCGTAATTAACTTGCGTCTGGGCCAGATCGTTGTGCGCCCGCAATCGGGTGAACGTGCTCACCGCTGCTTGCGCATGCCGCTTCGAACTGTCGAATTTATTCAAGTACATATAGACATCGATCAACGCCCGATCGATCCGTGCCCGCACGAGCGGATCGCGGCGCGAGAGCTCGCGGGCGCGCAGATAGGCGTCGAGCGCTTCGGCATGCCGGCCGCTCATGTGGCAGGCGCGTGCCAACGCGCGTTGTGCGGTCGTCTCCAGAATATCGCCGCGGCGGGAGGCTCTCGCCGCGAAACGCTGCGCCAGTCTTAGAGCCGGCACCAATGACGTACGCGCCGCAGACTGGACCTGTGCCTCGCAGGCAGCTGCCAATTCGGATTCGGTAATGTCCGCAACGACTCCCCGGCTGAGAAATCTTGCTACGGCTACCTCGAGTGCGGCTTTTTCCACGACAACTCCGGCAGTTCGACGACCAGGTCGTCCGAGCGGAGAGTAATTTTGCGCGGGGGGCGGGAGCTTGACCACTGGTAGAGCCCCGCAGGATCAGGAAGTAACTTCTTCGTGTCAGCAACTACGACAACCGGTGCGCCGGCTTTGCGAACCTGCGCCACAAATGCCCAGCCCTTCGCTTGCTCTTCC
This is a stretch of genomic DNA from Candidatus Zixiibacteriota bacterium. It encodes these proteins:
- a CDS encoding S8 family serine peptidase, yielding MMIDQMNSPRRVWRLLLLGLVMLASANVWGNNNGEFQAERLVCRMRAGYDINYVNTTYGTTTVSIMPQTGAYLLATQPGLDAESLATAIMLDPAVFYCGANYYLDAPEPFQRSSPFLDDQLIGDFATQAAAVTLNLETAHAISDGTAVKVAIIDTGLNFDHPEFAAKSARFVSGYDFVDNDPDAFDEPGGAASGHGTFVAGAVKLVAPGSELWAYRVLDTLGRGDGYTLALAVARAVDDGCKVINLSLGLVGKHDALDDAIHYAYDNNVIVVAAVGNDSTGDPNLFPYPAKESSTIAVAALDSLNHKADFSNYGRKVDLSAPGTRVYSPYLDSSYAWWDGTSFAAPLVAGAAALLCQIDPSLTPYAVDSLLEESAINIDDLNPAYVDSLGKGLVNPGAALAMLTAYVCGDSDGSSMVSITDAVYLINYIFSGGPAPIPSMAGDCDCSGSISISDAVYLITYIFASGTPPCGSCP
- a CDS encoding CHRD domain-containing protein, which produces MTKRRGNLIATVLAVAVFLGAASARATIHNVSVGNFFFNPATVNAVAGDTVRWTWTGGVHSTTSDPGQGTSWDSGTLSSIGATFQFIFADTTTPGAYTYICTVHPLSMSGTINIAAPPTPPKLFTFLLDDDQELSCAGTGSTATGWGLAILNSAQTQLSIYVEHNVVGANAGHIHFGAPCVDGGAIRFGFTSAASPIHNTWNLTPTNVAELLAGNLYVNIHSPAFPNGEIRGQIVQAPIQFVFTLDEAQALAAAGSNSFANGLGVCELNAPSTALAIDVTHDVPNTIDGHVHFGVPGVEGAIRYGFANPQSPVNETWN
- a CDS encoding CHAT domain-containing protein codes for the protein MEKAALEVAVARFLSRGVVADITESELAAACEAQVQSAARTSLVPALRLAQRFAARASRRGDILETTAQRALARACHMSGRHAEALDAYLRARELSRRDPLVRARIDRALIDVYMYLNKFDSSKRHAQAAVSTFTRLRAHNDLAQTQVNYGNLLHRQDRHRDAEKLYREAAAVFAKSGNRVALARTIYNRANALVQMFESDAAERLYREALEIWQAEGFELDANDTRYGLAWLHMLAGKFHVALRELADCERIYREAGDPRGAALCNLDRAEVYLSLGLYHDGLTAARTAEAEFGKLGLRYETAKAALFRGQAALALQKSQEARGALERARRGFGAERNHGFLGACYLLAAQLGEDDGSVRQRQLAAARREFARAQLPLWEAMCDLQALQSAHDLRGSLTRLERNAAIRRVPQLFAVWQTLRGDHELERGDLAEARRCWRAAADRLDAVRAELPPLELRSAFGKKQSSPHLRLIAAELEHRPEQAAVWSERYKTAGVWSPLNPDAATTGSRRRVTASLEALAREVAALSHRIAGSGERGLATASGSRRLTQLQNQIREQLIEIESNPRQTLTNNERLLAAMRRTSSRLPIVQFHLREDDIVAFVHQNGAITFRRLRGGRQRLAEAMQRWRFILESELLSGHLHGATDLTLEQRLWADLGDWLWRPLELPATIETVLLLPEGELANLPWRALTVDGQQLVERHHFVIAPSFRHFEAAQQVDPTEPAAHIFRGVAEDLPEVDRELAALTAQLGAQAQVHVPARRADWPEAESAFLWHYAGHANLRADNPFYSYLVLEDGAMFAADFRLKRCRVKLVTLAACRSGEQVALPGEESTGLVRSLLEMGARNIIAGHWPVSDQTTALWMTAFYERYLGGATLLDALRQAALNVRRHYPSAYHWAAYSVFGAGD